One Spinacia oleracea cultivar Varoflay chromosome 4, BTI_SOV_V1, whole genome shotgun sequence DNA segment encodes these proteins:
- the LOC110788201 gene encoding expansin-like A2, with protein MAVFVILIFMMLFISSETACDRCIHQSKAAHFYDDSPLSSGACGYGSLALTLNRGFLAAGIPSLFKGGAGCGACFQIRCKNSTLCSKAGTKVTLTDLNTNTQNDFVLSNRAFKAMANPGKDQDVLKLGIVDVEYKRIPCDYKGQNLAVRVDESSQNPGYLAIKILYQGGQTEIVSIDVAQVDAPNWTSMSRNYGVVWDTSRVPNGPLQFRFVVTSGYDGKYIWAKNVLPANWKPGVIYDTKVQITEVAQEGCGTCDDTEWK; from the exons atggcGGTTTTTGTCATCTTGATCTTCATGATGCTCTTTATATCATCTGAAACAGCTTGTGATCGCTGTATTCATCAATCAAAGGCTGCTCATTTCTACGACGATTCACCACTTTCAT CGGGAGCATGTGGGTATGGTTCCTTGGCTTTGACCTTAAACAGAGGATTTCTTGCAGCTGGTATTCCTTCATTGTTTAAAGGTGGTGCTGGTTGCGGTGCATGCTTTCAG ATAAGATGCAAGAATAGTACTTTGTGTAGTAAGGCAGGGACTAAAGTGACATTGACTGATCTGAACACAAATACTCAAAATGACTTTGTGCTAAGCAACAGAGCTTTCAAAGCCATGGCCAACCCTGGAAAGGACCAAGATGTGCTAAAGCTTGGAATTGTTGACGTGGAATATAAAAG GATTCCATGTGACTATAAAGGTCAAAATTTGGCAGTTCGAGTTGACGAGTCCAGCCAAAACCCAGGTTACTTGGCAATTAAAATTCTCTACCAAGGTGGTCAAACAGAAATCGTATCAATTGACGTTGCTCAG GTTGATGCACCAAATTGGACTTCCATGAGCCGGAATTATGGGGTAGTGTGGGACACAAGCAGGGTACCAAATGGGCCGTTGCAGTTCAGATTTGTGGTGACATCGGGCTATGATGGCAAATATATTTGGGCCAAAAATGTCTTACCAGCAAACTGGAAGCCCGGAGTCATTTATGACACTaaagttcaaatcactgaagtTGCTCAAGAGGGCTGCGGTACTTGTGATGATACCGAATGGAAATAA